Proteins encoded within one genomic window of Geotalea daltonii FRC-32:
- a CDS encoding STT3 domain-containing protein has protein sequence MLRSLPWKNFVGLDGQYLFYGPDSYDHLRRITLGMTSFPAVPSFDSYYGYPLGTGQIWSPLFDYLISALVLLFGGDVHTAHTLGFWLPPVLSFFTIFMVYAAGVRFFGRRAGFVAAGVTALLPGHIIYSLVSELDHHVAEPMVCLAIVISHLKAFEHLDEGSPTKVDWLSTGGLMVFALLIWRGSVIFWGIFFLALAVQIIAERVSRRDAKNVSRYGRNACLFAALLLLPVCSFDLWGTAQGVSFGIISWFHVILLASFALCLHHLGNLQTIKMKFHAVTVTAGIAALVVFAPGVKRFFFELLSGISVIGGKDPWLDSISELRPMLFPAGKFDLRHATETMSFLYWLVPAALILSCIRWRNSSFRDFRYSVFIVWGGVLWLIPFFRERYIHLAALATALSAGLLFLYWTERASTFLKRYYACAAACLLLLLLISPSAAYIKDLPNITLPDHEKSDLMASLAWLRENTPATSFFLSAEKVPEYGVLSDWGLGAYIDYIARRPTVSTNFGWETHGLFESASFLTSTKPEDAEKILRLNKVRYLFLNEVTGSLPRLKSIAEFGIRKSSSTSSVQTFNPLATMYYRLYIQNGSIYQVGGNTEHALGKYRLVFESANGFVDPYVGFVSHYKIFELVPGAVIKGRVQPGKNISLKLLISTQAGRPFTYREEIIAGSDGEFSIVVPYSTTGNAAAGVAPAGKYSITAGNENFLVHVNEAAIQFGEVIQIN, from the coding sequence TTGCTACGTTCCTTACCCTGGAAGAACTTTGTCGGCCTGGACGGTCAATACCTATTCTACGGCCCTGACAGTTATGACCATCTTCGGCGTATAACCCTGGGCATGACCAGCTTTCCAGCCGTTCCCAGCTTTGATTCCTATTATGGCTATCCCCTCGGTACCGGCCAGATATGGTCACCGCTCTTCGATTATCTCATTTCCGCTCTTGTGCTGCTGTTCGGGGGGGATGTCCATACGGCTCATACGCTGGGATTCTGGCTTCCTCCGGTTCTTTCCTTTTTCACAATTTTTATGGTTTATGCAGCAGGCGTACGATTTTTCGGCAGAAGAGCGGGTTTTGTTGCAGCAGGCGTTACTGCTCTGCTGCCGGGTCACATCATCTATTCCCTTGTCTCCGAGCTTGACCACCATGTTGCCGAACCGATGGTCTGCCTGGCAATTGTGATCTCCCACCTGAAAGCCTTTGAACATCTTGACGAAGGGAGCCCGACAAAAGTCGACTGGTTGAGCACCGGCGGCTTGATGGTATTTGCTCTCCTGATCTGGCGCGGCTCGGTGATTTTCTGGGGGATTTTTTTTCTGGCCCTTGCTGTGCAGATCATAGCCGAAAGAGTTTCTCGACGGGACGCAAAAAATGTGTCCCGATATGGGCGCAATGCCTGCCTTTTTGCGGCTCTGCTGCTTTTGCCAGTGTGCTCCTTCGACCTGTGGGGGACTGCACAGGGAGTAAGTTTCGGCATCATTTCATGGTTCCATGTTATTTTGCTGGCTTCATTTGCTTTGTGTCTCCACCATTTAGGTAACCTGCAGACAATCAAAATGAAGTTTCATGCAGTCACTGTTACTGCGGGCATAGCTGCTTTGGTAGTATTTGCTCCAGGAGTTAAAAGGTTTTTTTTCGAACTGCTATCAGGGATTTCGGTAATCGGCGGGAAAGATCCCTGGCTGGATTCCATTTCAGAGCTGCGCCCGATGCTTTTCCCTGCCGGTAAATTTGATCTCCGCCATGCCACTGAAACCATGAGCTTTCTCTACTGGCTTGTCCCTGCTGCTTTAATCCTGTCCTGCATTCGGTGGCGCAACAGCAGCTTCAGGGATTTCCGCTACTCGGTATTCATCGTCTGGGGTGGAGTGCTCTGGTTAATTCCCTTTTTTCGCGAGCGATATATTCATCTGGCTGCACTTGCCACTGCGCTGTCAGCAGGATTACTTTTCCTTTACTGGACCGAGAGAGCTTCGACATTTTTGAAAAGATACTACGCCTGCGCTGCAGCATGCCTGTTACTATTGTTACTGATCAGCCCGTCTGCAGCTTATATCAAGGACCTTCCCAATATCACCCTGCCCGACCATGAGAAATCGGATCTTATGGCTTCTCTTGCCTGGCTTCGGGAAAATACTCCAGCTACCTCCTTTTTTCTTTCAGCGGAAAAGGTTCCGGAGTACGGCGTGCTATCTGACTGGGGCCTTGGCGCATACATAGACTATATTGCAAGACGACCGACAGTCTCGACAAATTTTGGCTGGGAGACCCATGGCCTTTTCGAGTCGGCATCTTTCCTGACCAGCACCAAGCCGGAGGATGCAGAAAAGATCCTGCGTCTGAACAAGGTTCGCTATCTTTTTCTCAATGAAGTCACCGGGAGTCTTCCACGCCTGAAATCAATTGCTGAATTCGGCATCAGGAAGAGCAGTTCAACAAGTTCTGTGCAAACTTTTAACCCTTTGGCTACAATGTATTACAGGCTTTACATCCAGAATGGCTCGATTTACCAGGTGGGGGGGAATACAGAACATGCGCTGGGTAAATACCGTCTGGTATTTGAATCTGCAAATGGTTTTGTTGATCCCTATGTGGGATTTGTCAGCCATTACAAAATATTCGAGCTGGTGCCTGGCGCTGTCATAAAGGGCAGAGTCCAGCCCGGTAAAAATATTTCACTAAAATTGCTGATCAGTACTCAGGCGGGCAGACCCTTTACATACCGCGAAGAAATAATAGCCGGAAGCGATGGTGAGTTTTCCATTGTCGTCCCTTATTCGACAACGGGTAACGCTGCCGCAGGCGTGGCTCCAGCTGGTAAATACAGCATAACTGCAGGAAATGAAAATTTTCTGGTCCATGTCAACGAGGCAGCCATTCAATTCGGAGAAGTGATTCAAATAAATTGA